The proteins below are encoded in one region of Limnohabitans sp. 63ED37-2:
- the glcF gene encoding glycolate oxidase subunit GlcF, with product MQTNLAPEYQNTPDGLEAEAILRKCVHCGFCTATCPTYQLLGDELDGPRGRIYLMKAVLEGETPTRKTQMHLDRCLTCRNCESTCPSGVQYGHLVDIGRKLVDAKVERPASEKLVRWALKEGLPSPLFAPAMKMGQMVRGLLPESLKAKVPAPQNAGAWPTTQHARKVLMLAGCVQPSMSPNINSATARVLDAACIQTVTAPKAGCCGALKFHLNDHDGGKDHMRANIDAWWPLVESGDIEAIVMNASGCGVMVKDYGHVLKDDPAYAEKAARIGALTRDLSELLPELVPLLQAKIKPQALQAAGLQAYHPPCTLQHGQQLKGGVEKHLGDLGFKIKVTANESHLCCGSAGTYSVLNPDLSKQLRDRKLGHLNALEPQGVISANIGCITHLQSGSGLPVRHWVELLDEALSSAS from the coding sequence ATGCAAACCAACCTCGCCCCCGAATACCAAAACACCCCCGACGGCTTAGAAGCCGAGGCCATTTTGCGCAAGTGTGTGCACTGCGGCTTTTGCACCGCGACGTGCCCCACCTACCAACTGCTGGGCGACGAGCTCGACGGCCCGCGTGGCCGCATCTATTTGATGAAGGCGGTGCTCGAGGGCGAAACGCCCACCCGCAAAACACAGATGCACCTGGACCGGTGCTTGACCTGCCGAAATTGCGAAAGCACATGCCCGAGCGGCGTGCAATACGGCCATTTGGTCGACATCGGCCGCAAGTTGGTGGACGCCAAAGTCGAACGCCCGGCCAGCGAAAAGCTGGTGCGTTGGGCGCTCAAAGAAGGTCTGCCTTCGCCCTTGTTTGCCCCGGCCATGAAGATGGGCCAGATGGTGCGCGGCCTGTTGCCCGAAAGCCTGAAGGCCAAAGTGCCTGCGCCACAAAACGCTGGTGCCTGGCCCACCACGCAGCACGCCCGCAAAGTGCTGATGCTGGCCGGTTGCGTGCAGCCGAGCATGAGCCCCAACATCAACAGCGCCACCGCCCGCGTGCTGGACGCCGCATGCATCCAGACCGTGACCGCGCCCAAGGCCGGTTGCTGCGGGGCGCTCAAGTTCCATCTGAACGACCACGACGGCGGCAAAGACCACATGCGCGCCAACATCGACGCTTGGTGGCCGCTGGTGGAGAGCGGCGACATCGAAGCCATCGTGATGAACGCTTCGGGCTGCGGCGTCATGGTCAAGGACTACGGCCATGTGCTCAAAGACGATCCGGCGTATGCCGAAAAGGCCGCCCGCATCGGCGCGCTGACCCGCGACTTGAGCGAGCTTCTGCCTGAGTTGGTGCCGCTGCTCCAAGCCAAGATCAAGCCCCAAGCCCTGCAAGCCGCAGGACTGCAGGCCTACCACCCGCCCTGCACGCTGCAACACGGCCAGCAGCTCAAAGGTGGCGTCGAAAAGCATTTGGGCGATTTGGGCTTCAAGATCAAGGTCACGGCCAACGAGTCGCACCTGTGCTGCGGCTCGGCGGGCACCTACAGCGTGCTCAACCCCGATCTGTCCAAGCAATTGCGCGACCGCAAGCTGGGCCACCTGAATGCGTTGGAGCCGCAAGGTGTCATCAGCGCCAACATCGGCTGCATCACCCACCTGCAAAGCGGCAGTGGCCTCCCTGTGCGGCATTGGGTGGAATTGTTGGACGAAGCGCTGAGCAGTGCTTCCTGA
- a CDS encoding ribbon-helix-helix domain-containing protein has product MSTMNISLPETLKTFVDLQVSERGYGTSSEYVRELIRKDQDRLQLREKLLAGASSSPAASINETYFDGLRDRVHQATRNTSLR; this is encoded by the coding sequence ATGAGCACCATGAACATTTCCTTGCCTGAAACCTTGAAGACCTTCGTGGATCTGCAAGTCAGCGAGCGGGGCTACGGCACCAGCAGCGAGTACGTGCGTGAGTTGATTCGCAAGGACCAGGATCGCCTGCAATTGCGTGAAAAACTCCTGGCCGGAGCCAGTTCTTCCCCCGCAGCATCCATCAATGAAACCTACTTTGATGGTTTGCGTGACCGGGTTCACCAAGCCACCCGGAACACCTCACTCCGGTGA
- a CDS encoding CoA-acylating methylmalonate-semialdehyde dehydrogenase: protein MPISHIGHYINGQVAAGASGRSQPVTNPATGAVTGNVALANSAEVAKAVAAAQAAFPAWSDTPPLRRARVMFKFLELLNTHKDELAHMITAEHGKVFTDAQGEVSRGIDIVEFATGIPQLLKGDFTDQVSTGIDNWTLRQPLGVVAGITPFNFPVMVPMWMFPVAIAAGNTFILKPSPTDPTPSLFIADLLKKAGLPDGVFNVVQGDKEAVDALLEHPDVKAISFVGSTPIANYIYETGAHHGKRVQALGGAKNHLVVMPDADIDQTVDALIGAGYGSAGERCMAISVAVLVGDVADKILPKLIERTKTLQVLNGENLAAEMGPIVTDAARQRIKGYIDAGVAEGAKLLVDGREFDGAKAGAGCEQGFWLGGTLFDHVTTDMKIYKEEIFGPVLSCVRVPDFATAVQIINDHEFGNGVSCFTRDGNVAREFARRIQVGMVGINVPIPVPMAWHGFGGWKRSLFGDMHAYGEEGVRFYTKQKSIMQRWPESIGKGAEFVMPTAK from the coding sequence ATGCCCATTTCCCACATCGGCCATTACATCAACGGCCAAGTCGCCGCAGGCGCTTCCGGCCGCAGCCAACCCGTCACCAACCCCGCCACGGGCGCCGTGACCGGCAACGTGGCCCTGGCCAACAGCGCCGAGGTGGCCAAGGCCGTGGCCGCTGCGCAAGCCGCCTTCCCCGCTTGGTCCGACACACCGCCCCTGCGCCGCGCCCGTGTGATGTTCAAGTTCCTCGAACTGTTGAACACCCACAAAGACGAGCTGGCCCACATGATCACCGCCGAGCACGGTAAGGTGTTCACCGACGCGCAAGGCGAAGTCAGCCGCGGCATCGACATCGTGGAATTTGCCACTGGCATTCCGCAGCTGCTCAAAGGCGACTTCACCGATCAGGTCTCCACCGGCATCGACAACTGGACGCTGCGCCAGCCTTTGGGCGTGGTCGCGGGCATCACGCCCTTCAACTTCCCCGTGATGGTGCCCATGTGGATGTTCCCCGTGGCGATTGCGGCCGGCAACACCTTCATCTTGAAGCCCAGCCCCACCGACCCAACGCCTTCGCTGTTCATCGCCGACTTGCTGAAAAAAGCCGGTCTGCCCGACGGCGTGTTCAACGTGGTGCAAGGTGACAAGGAAGCCGTGGACGCGCTGCTCGAGCACCCCGACGTCAAAGCCATCAGCTTCGTCGGCTCCACGCCAATCGCCAACTACATCTACGAAACCGGTGCCCACCACGGCAAGCGCGTGCAAGCCTTGGGCGGCGCGAAAAACCACTTGGTGGTCATGCCCGACGCCGACATTGACCAAACCGTCGACGCCTTGATCGGCGCAGGCTACGGCTCGGCTGGCGAGCGCTGCATGGCGATCTCGGTCGCCGTGCTGGTTGGCGATGTAGCGGACAAGATCTTGCCCAAGCTGATCGAGCGCACCAAAACCCTGCAAGTGCTCAACGGCGAAAACCTGGCCGCCGAAATGGGCCCCATCGTGACCGACGCTGCGCGTCAGCGCATCAAGGGCTACATCGACGCGGGCGTGGCCGAAGGCGCCAAGCTCTTGGTGGATGGCCGTGAGTTTGACGGTGCAAAGGCCGGTGCTGGTTGCGAACAAGGTTTCTGGCTCGGCGGCACGCTGTTCGACCACGTCACCACCGACATGAAGATCTACAAAGAAGAAATCTTTGGCCCGGTCTTGAGCTGCGTGCGCGTGCCCGACTTCGCCACCGCCGTGCAGATCATCAACGACCACGAGTTCGGCAACGGCGTCTCCTGCTTCACCCGCGACGGCAACGTGGCCCGCGAATTTGCCCGCCGCATCCAGGTGGGCATGGTCGGCATCAACGTGCCGATCCCGGTGCCCATGGCCTGGCACGGCTTTGGCGGCTGGAAGCGTTCGCTGTTTGGCGACATGCACGCCTATGGCGAAGAGGGCGTGCGTTTCTATACGAAGCAAAAGTCCATCATGCAGCGCTGGCCCGAGAGCATTGGCAAAGGTGCTGAGTTTGTGATGCCGACTGCCAAATAA
- the alr gene encoding alanine racemase, protein MPRPIQATIHTAALRRNLSQARQAAPDAQAWAVVKANAYGHGIERVFEGLRGADGFALLDLSEAERVRALGWRGPILLLEGAFEARDLELCSRLHLWHTVHCDEQIDMLALHKTHEPHRVFLKMNSGMNRLGFAPQRFRSAWTRLNALPQVDEISLMTHFSDADGPKGIAEQMARFEEATRDLPGERSVSNSAATLRHAQDAAVKADWIRPGIAVYGSSPDFPEHNAAHWGLQPAMSLNAQIIAVQHLQAGDSVGYGSSFVADSPMRIGVVACGYADGYPRICPTGTPVLVDGERGRTVGRVSMDMLTVDLSPFPEVGVGSTVTLWGQSAQGAVLGIDEVAQAAGTVGYELMCALAQRVPVLVQD, encoded by the coding sequence ATGCCCCGCCCCATCCAAGCCACCATCCACACCGCCGCTCTGCGCCGCAACCTGAGCCAAGCTCGGCAAGCCGCGCCCGATGCCCAGGCCTGGGCCGTGGTCAAGGCCAATGCCTATGGCCATGGCATTGAGCGGGTGTTTGAAGGCCTGCGCGGGGCTGACGGCTTTGCCCTCTTGGACCTGAGTGAGGCCGAGCGGGTGCGTGCCCTGGGCTGGCGTGGCCCGATTTTGCTGCTCGAAGGCGCTTTTGAAGCCCGCGACCTGGAGCTGTGCTCCCGCCTGCACCTGTGGCACACGGTGCATTGCGACGAGCAAATCGACATGCTGGCGCTGCACAAAACGCACGAGCCGCACCGGGTCTTCCTGAAGATGAATTCGGGCATGAACCGCCTGGGTTTTGCGCCGCAGCGCTTTCGCTCGGCCTGGACGCGGCTGAACGCCTTGCCGCAGGTGGACGAAATTTCGCTCATGACCCACTTCAGCGACGCCGACGGCCCCAAAGGCATCGCCGAGCAGATGGCCCGCTTTGAAGAGGCTACGCGCGACCTGCCAGGGGAGCGCAGCGTCAGCAACAGCGCCGCCACCTTGCGCCACGCGCAAGACGCGGCCGTCAAAGCCGATTGGATTCGCCCCGGTATCGCGGTGTATGGCAGCTCGCCGGACTTTCCCGAACACAATGCCGCCCACTGGGGCCTGCAGCCCGCCATGAGCCTGAACGCCCAGATCATCGCGGTGCAGCATTTGCAAGCGGGCGACAGCGTGGGTTATGGCTCGAGCTTCGTGGCCGACAGCCCCATGCGCATTGGCGTGGTGGCCTGTGGTTATGCCGACGGTTACCCGCGCATCTGCCCCACGGGCACACCCGTGTTGGTGGACGGTGAGCGTGGGCGCACCGTGGGTCGCGTGAGCATGGACATGCTGACGGTGGACCTGAGTCCGTTTCCAGAGGTGGGTGTGGGCAGCACCGTGACGCTCTGGGGGCAGTCGGCCCAAGGTGCGGTGCTCGGCATCGACGAGGTGGCACAAGCAGCGGGCACCGTGGGCTATGAACTCATGTGTGCGCTGGCGCAGCGCGTGCCCGTGTTGGTCCAAGACTGA
- a CDS encoding DedA family protein — translation MEVFEFLMPIFTEYGYLAVFVMLLICGFGVPVPEDVTLVTGGVIAGLGHADVHTMFAVGMAGVMVGDGLMFTLGRLYGERISKLPGFRKILTPERFASAQDAFQKYGKWVMFVARFLPGLRTPVFFSAGMSRRVSFSTWFFMDGFAALISVPIWVYLGYFGAQNWDWMFGVLRQFQHGIFALLGIGIVWLGWRWWRKRQATAAAKASGDAS, via the coding sequence ATGGAAGTTTTTGAGTTCTTGATGCCCATCTTCACCGAATACGGCTATTTGGCTGTGTTCGTGATGCTGTTGATTTGCGGCTTTGGTGTGCCCGTTCCGGAAGATGTGACTTTGGTCACTGGCGGCGTCATTGCCGGGTTGGGCCATGCAGATGTGCACACCATGTTTGCGGTGGGCATGGCCGGGGTCATGGTCGGTGACGGCTTGATGTTCACTTTGGGCCGCCTCTACGGTGAGCGCATTTCCAAATTGCCCGGCTTTCGCAAAATCCTCACACCCGAGCGTTTTGCCAGCGCCCAAGATGCTTTCCAAAAATACGGCAAATGGGTCATGTTCGTGGCCCGTTTTCTGCCCGGCCTGCGCACCCCCGTGTTTTTCTCGGCTGGCATGAGCCGACGCGTCAGCTTTTCCACCTGGTTCTTCATGGATGGCTTTGCCGCCTTGATCAGCGTGCCGATCTGGGTTTATCTGGGTTACTTTGGCGCCCAGAACTGGGACTGGATGTTTGGTGTGCTGCGCCAGTTCCAACACGGCATTTTTGCCCTGCTGGGCATCGGCATCGTCTGGCTGGGCTGGCGCTGGTGGCGCAAGCGCCAGGCCACAGCGGCCGCCAAAGCCTCTGGCGACGCCTCCTGA
- a CDS encoding glutathione peroxidase produces MSLYDFEAQSIDHQTVPLSRYQGQVMLIVNTASACGFTPQFTGLEKLHQKYGNQGLAVLGFPCNQFASQDPGDDAQIANFCQQNYGVSFQMMSKVKVNGDGAHPLYQWLTAEAPGILGSKGIKWNFTKFLVGRDGRVIKRYAPQDSPEKIAKDIEAALVA; encoded by the coding sequence ATGAGCCTTTACGACTTCGAAGCCCAAAGCATCGACCACCAAACCGTGCCCCTGTCGCGCTACCAAGGTCAGGTGATGCTGATCGTCAACACGGCCAGCGCCTGCGGCTTCACGCCCCAGTTCACTGGCCTTGAAAAGCTGCACCAGAAATATGGCAACCAGGGTCTGGCCGTGCTGGGCTTTCCCTGCAACCAGTTCGCCAGCCAAGACCCGGGCGACGACGCACAAATTGCCAACTTCTGCCAACAGAACTACGGCGTGAGCTTTCAGATGATGAGCAAGGTCAAAGTGAACGGCGACGGCGCCCACCCCCTGTACCAATGGCTCACGGCCGAGGCCCCCGGCATTTTGGGCAGCAAAGGCATCAAGTGGAACTTCACCAAGTTTCTGGTGGGTCGCGATGGGCGGGTGATCAAGCGCTATGCGCCGCAGGACTCCCCCGAGAAGATCGCCAAAGACATTGAGGCGGCGCTGGTGGCTTGA
- a CDS encoding type II toxin-antitoxin system RelE/ParE family toxin has product MKTKPVIPRELALRDVEQAVAYYLDEGAPSAALGLIDALEKAYSHISRHPATGSPRYAHELNLPGLRFWPLTRYPHGVFYIEKADHIDVWRVLHGQRDLPTWLQTEPD; this is encoded by the coding sequence GTGAAAACAAAGCCAGTCATCCCACGCGAATTGGCCCTTCGGGATGTTGAGCAAGCTGTTGCCTACTATTTAGACGAGGGGGCACCATCTGCCGCACTCGGTTTGATTGATGCGTTGGAAAAAGCCTATTCCCACATCAGCCGTCACCCTGCCACGGGATCTCCGCGATACGCCCACGAACTGAACCTGCCGGGTCTTCGGTTTTGGCCACTGACCCGCTACCCACACGGTGTTTTTTACATCGAAAAAGCAGACCACATCGATGTTTGGCGCGTGTTGCACGGTCAACGCGATCTACCTACCTGGCTTCAAACCGAACCCGATTGA
- a CDS encoding DMT family transporter — MPHSAPLHRHDQRALLMALVLVVIWGGNFTLQKYLFDLITPGGFLWARYLLMPACALLLMRWRFGFWLPPLPRQDWMHMAWLGFIGHSLHVGLVTYGIHWSTAFSSSVILACGPIFTLLILYKQGQERLSWPQIVGVSLAFCGVLMFLSDKLLGGNWRAGGGDLVLLVAASFFSYYTVAVKPVMQKHGPVLTMGYATLLGGLPVMLLSVPAGMAANWAALDFWAWVGLFWSILVSAFIGWLAWGWINNVRGVARTAPLMYLMPPMAGLFAWALSGEHYTWIKIAGAGVTLVGVALAQYAGQIKWRWR, encoded by the coding sequence ATGCCCCACAGCGCCCCCCTTCACCGCCACGACCAGCGTGCCTTGCTCATGGCTTTGGTGTTGGTGGTCATCTGGGGCGGCAATTTCACACTGCAAAAGTACCTGTTTGACCTGATCACCCCCGGCGGGTTTTTGTGGGCCAGGTATCTGCTGATGCCCGCCTGTGCGCTTTTGTTGATGCGCTGGCGATTTGGCTTTTGGCTGCCGCCATTGCCGCGTCAAGACTGGATGCACATGGCTTGGCTGGGTTTCATCGGGCATTCATTGCATGTGGGTTTGGTCACGTACGGCATCCATTGGTCCACCGCTTTTTCCAGCTCGGTCATCTTGGCGTGTGGGCCGATTTTCACATTGCTGATTTTGTACAAACAGGGCCAGGAGCGGCTGAGTTGGCCACAAATTGTGGGGGTGTCCTTGGCTTTTTGTGGAGTGTTGATGTTCCTGTCCGACAAGTTGCTGGGCGGCAACTGGCGAGCAGGTGGGGGTGATTTGGTGTTGTTGGTGGCCGCCAGCTTCTTTTCTTATTACACCGTGGCGGTCAAACCCGTGATGCAAAAGCATGGCCCGGTGCTGACCATGGGTTACGCCACTTTGCTGGGCGGTTTGCCGGTCATGCTGCTGTCGGTGCCTGCTGGCATGGCGGCCAACTGGGCGGCGCTGGATTTTTGGGCGTGGGTGGGCTTGTTCTGGTCCATCCTGGTGTCGGCCTTCATCGGCTGGCTGGCCTGGGGGTGGATCAACAATGTGCGCGGCGTGGCCCGCACGGCCCCTTTGATGTATTTGATGCCACCCATGGCGGGTTTGTTTGCCTGGGCTTTGTCGGGAGAGCACTACACCTGGATCAAAATCGCGGGTGCTGGCGTCACCTTGGTGGGTGTGGCGCTGGCGCAGTACGCCGGGCAAATCAAGTGGCGTTGGCGCTGA
- the glcE gene encoding glycolate oxidase subunit GlcE: MEAQLNSLIDAVRQAAADGRTLRLRGGGSKDFWGQSLTGEVLSTRDYRGIVSYEPSELVVTVRCGTALAELEAALAEKGQSLAFEPPHFGPDATVGGMVAAGLSGPARATVGAVRDYVLGARFINGLGEHLTFGGQVMKNVAGYDVSRLMAGSWGTLGLITEVSLKVLPVAPAEATLMIAGLAQGPALDLLHRWGGQPLPLNASAWVRDTMAQPVADYLFVRLRGAVAAVQSAVVKMSADAVALGARVQAMDNAEAAQDWRASNEQTLPFFDAPSADACLWRLSVPQTAPVLDLPYAQYMEWQGAQRWLWAPASAAATVREMAQKVGGHATLFRASAKHAEADKAAGVNTPLDAVQQRIQQQLQKQFDPKGIFATGRLHPF, from the coding sequence ATGGAAGCTCAACTCAATTCCCTCATCGACGCCGTGCGCCAAGCCGCTGCGGATGGCCGCACTTTGCGCTTGCGCGGTGGTGGCAGCAAAGATTTCTGGGGCCAAAGCCTCACGGGTGAGGTGCTGAGCACCCGGGATTACCGGGGCATCGTCAGTTACGAGCCCAGCGAGTTGGTGGTCACGGTGCGCTGCGGCACGGCCTTGGCCGAGCTGGAAGCCGCTTTGGCCGAAAAAGGCCAATCCCTGGCGTTCGAGCCGCCACATTTCGGACCCGATGCCACCGTGGGCGGCATGGTCGCAGCGGGTCTGAGCGGCCCGGCCCGCGCCACTGTGGGCGCTGTGCGTGACTATGTTTTGGGCGCACGTTTTATCAACGGCTTGGGCGAGCACCTGACCTTTGGCGGTCAGGTCATGAAGAACGTGGCCGGTTACGACGTGAGCCGCCTGATGGCTGGCAGTTGGGGCACGCTGGGCCTGATCACCGAAGTCAGCCTCAAGGTTTTGCCGGTGGCTCCGGCCGAGGCCACCTTGATGATCGCGGGGCTCGCCCAGGGCCCGGCGCTGGATTTGTTGCACCGCTGGGGTGGGCAACCCCTGCCCTTGAACGCCAGCGCCTGGGTGCGCGACACCATGGCCCAGCCGGTGGCCGATTATTTGTTTGTGCGCTTGCGTGGTGCGGTGGCGGCGGTGCAGTCGGCCGTGGTCAAAATGAGTGCCGACGCCGTCGCCTTGGGTGCGCGGGTGCAGGCCATGGACAATGCCGAAGCCGCACAAGACTGGCGTGCCAGCAACGAGCAGACCCTGCCATTTTTTGACGCGCCCAGTGCCGATGCCTGCCTGTGGCGTCTGTCGGTGCCGCAAACCGCGCCCGTGCTGGACTTGCCCTATGCCCAATACATGGAATGGCAAGGTGCTCAGCGTTGGCTGTGGGCACCCGCTTCGGCAGCAGCGACGGTGCGTGAGATGGCGCAGAAGGTCGGTGGCCATGCCACGCTGTTCCGAGCCAGCGCCAAGCATGCTGAGGCGGACAAAGCCGCAGGTGTGAACACCCCGCTGGACGCTGTGCAGCAACGCATCCAGCAGCAATTGCAAAAGCAGTTCGATCCAAAAGGCATCTTCGCCACAGGTCGCCTGCACCCCTTCTGA
- a CDS encoding DMT family transporter: MGLTSPKSLAVAGLLLNAFVWGVCWWPFKQLEIQGLHPLWATALVYAFVFVSIAVWLWRSGQLQSWRGHPGLWLLLLASGLTNVGFNWAVTVGDVVRVVLLFYLMPAWSVLVAWWLLDEKPTPMALLRLVLALAGLFIVLKTPETPWPVPESLADGLALMGGLTFAITNALLLKLRDAPSSSRTLAMFGGGAIMATLAAIAGLATGVVAIGAAPTWSWLPLVALLSVSFLLGNLALQYGAARLAAHTTALVMLSEVLFASVSSVLLGASSWDSRTLIGGALILLAALLSIVGPGHKAK, from the coding sequence ATGGGCCTCACCTCCCCCAAAAGCCTGGCTGTGGCCGGGCTCCTGCTGAACGCCTTTGTCTGGGGCGTGTGCTGGTGGCCCTTCAAACAACTAGAGATACAAGGTCTGCACCCGCTGTGGGCCACGGCGCTGGTTTATGCCTTCGTCTTCGTGTCCATCGCCGTGTGGCTGTGGCGCAGTGGCCAATTACAAAGCTGGCGGGGCCACCCCGGTTTGTGGCTCTTGCTGCTGGCCTCGGGCCTGACCAATGTGGGCTTCAACTGGGCGGTGACGGTGGGAGACGTGGTGCGTGTGGTGCTGCTGTTTTATTTGATGCCCGCCTGGTCGGTGCTGGTGGCCTGGTGGCTGCTGGACGAAAAACCCACCCCCATGGCTTTGCTGCGCTTGGTGCTGGCGTTGGCGGGTTTGTTCATCGTGCTCAAAACCCCCGAAACGCCCTGGCCCGTGCCCGAGAGCTTGGCCGATGGGCTGGCGCTGATGGGCGGCCTGACCTTTGCTATCACCAATGCCTTGCTGCTCAAGCTCAGGGACGCGCCCAGCTCGTCGCGCACCCTGGCCATGTTTGGTGGCGGTGCGATCATGGCCACGCTGGCGGCCATCGCAGGTTTGGCCACAGGTGTGGTTGCCATCGGCGCGGCCCCCACTTGGAGCTGGCTGCCCTTGGTGGCCTTGCTGAGCGTCTCGTTTTTGTTGGGCAACTTGGCGCTGCAATACGGCGCTGCCCGCCTGGCCGCCCACACCACGGCCCTGGTCATGCTGTCCGAGGTGCTGTTTGCCAGCGTGTCGTCCGTGTTGTTGGGCGCTTCCAGCTGGGACAGCCGCACCCTGATCGGCGGGGCCTTGATTTTGCTGGCGGCGCTGCTGTCCATCGTCGGGCCTGGCCACAAGGCCAAGTGA
- a CDS encoding LysR family transcriptional regulator encodes MEEQKINALWTHLHWLSVLAQQGSYTAAAARLGVSKAAMSQRIAELERAAKVTLVQRTTRSLRLTEAGQRLVDETRASFEQIAQSFAQVRDLAEQPSGLLRVTAPVALARQQLVPLFAAYLKDFPDVRIELDLSDRLSALATEGYDLAIRHTARPPDTHVAWALCATESVLVATRAYIRQYGEPQSPADLQAHNCLHYPRSQDTPAWTFEPRQPSGGGERITVPVSGRFAANNSEALREAALTGAGIALMPDFSAQAELRKGQLVRVLPAWKPVGAFAETIYAIRPYAPHVPRAVAALVGHLKKGLEVGFGV; translated from the coding sequence ATGGAAGAGCAAAAAATCAACGCCCTGTGGACGCACCTGCATTGGCTGAGCGTGCTGGCCCAGCAGGGCAGCTACACCGCGGCGGCCGCCCGATTGGGCGTGAGCAAGGCCGCCATGAGCCAGCGCATCGCCGAGCTCGAGCGTGCGGCCAAGGTCACCCTGGTGCAGCGCACCACCCGCAGCCTGCGCCTGACCGAGGCGGGCCAGCGGCTGGTGGACGAGACCCGTGCTTCGTTCGAGCAGATCGCGCAAAGCTTTGCCCAGGTTCGTGATTTGGCCGAACAGCCCAGCGGCTTGCTGCGCGTGACCGCGCCCGTGGCGCTGGCCAGGCAGCAACTCGTGCCCTTGTTTGCCGCTTATCTGAAAGATTTTCCGGATGTGCGCATCGAGCTGGACTTGTCCGATCGCTTGAGCGCCTTGGCCACAGAAGGGTATGACTTGGCCATACGCCACACCGCCCGCCCACCCGACACCCATGTGGCCTGGGCGCTGTGCGCGACCGAATCGGTGCTGGTGGCCACCCGTGCTTACATCCGCCAATACGGGGAGCCGCAAAGCCCTGCTGATCTACAAGCCCACAACTGCCTGCATTACCCCCGCTCGCAAGACACGCCCGCCTGGACATTTGAGCCGCGCCAGCCCTCAGGCGGGGGCGAGCGCATCACCGTGCCCGTGAGTGGCCGCTTTGCCGCCAACAACAGCGAAGCCCTGCGCGAAGCCGCGCTCACGGGCGCGGGCATTGCCCTGATGCCCGACTTCAGCGCCCAGGCCGAGTTGCGCAAGGGTCAATTGGTGCGTGTGCTGCCGGCTTGGAAACCTGTGGGGGCCTTTGCCGAAACCATTTACGCCATCCGCCCTTATGCGCCGCACGTGCCCCGGGCCGTGGCGGCCTTGGTGGGTCACTTGAAGAAGGGGCTTGAGGTCGGGTTTGGGGTGTGA
- a CDS encoding sulfite exporter TauE/SafE family protein, with the protein MELLIVSLASLLAGLIDSIVGGGGLILLPALFATFPGAAPATLFGTNKSASIWGTAFATVQYSRKVVMPWRSLLPAAGAGLVGSIIGAWVVTQVDPALFRKALPFLLAILLVYTLAKKDMGRQHAPRFAGPKEAWIASGIGLTIGFYDGFFGPGTGSFLVFAYVRLLGYDFLNASASAKLINVATNFSALMLFAYQGHVWWHLALAMAVANIIGSLIGTRLALKHGAGFVRQVFIFVVLALICKTAYDTWLR; encoded by the coding sequence ATGGAATTACTGATTGTTTCGCTGGCCTCGCTGCTGGCAGGGCTGATCGACTCGATCGTGGGCGGTGGTGGCCTGATCTTGCTGCCCGCGCTGTTTGCCACCTTCCCCGGCGCAGCCCCCGCCACCTTGTTTGGCACCAACAAAAGCGCCTCGATCTGGGGCACCGCTTTTGCCACGGTGCAGTACAGCCGCAAAGTGGTCATGCCTTGGCGCTCCTTGTTACCGGCCGCTGGCGCGGGTCTGGTGGGTTCGATCATCGGGGCTTGGGTGGTCACACAGGTCGATCCGGCCCTGTTTCGCAAAGCTCTGCCCTTCTTGCTGGCCATCCTGCTGGTCTATACCCTGGCCAAAAAAGACATGGGTCGCCAGCACGCCCCGCGGTTTGCCGGACCCAAAGAGGCCTGGATCGCCTCAGGCATAGGTTTGACCATCGGGTTTTACGACGGCTTTTTTGGCCCGGGCACCGGCAGCTTCTTGGTCTTTGCCTACGTGCGGCTGCTGGGCTATGACTTTTTGAACGCTTCGGCCTCGGCCAAGCTCATCAATGTGGCGACCAACTTTTCGGCCCTCATGCTGTTTGCTTACCAAGGCCATGTGTGGTGGCACCTGGCTCTCGCCATGGCGGTGGCCAACATCATCGGCAGCCTGATCGGCACCCGCCTGGCGCTCAAGCACGGTGCCGGTTTTGTGCGCCAGGTCTTCATCTTCGTGGTGCTGGCCCTGATCTGCAAAACCGCCTACGACACCTGGCTGCGCTGA